From Mobula birostris isolate sMobBir1 chromosome 22, sMobBir1.hap1, whole genome shotgun sequence, the proteins below share one genomic window:
- the traf1 gene encoding TNF receptor-associated factor 1 isoform X2 — MCRVDYQIFSDAAVSKEILDLKVHCINPGCTWKSTMKNYEDHVTQCEFSLIPCSTGCGLMVLRKKLADHLEKECKNNMVDCQQCDTKMFMKDLQKHVCEKAPSKEKKAFKFDLANKEKSRSPGGNRTRDSCRFAELGCNFKGGKERLKDHENNSAVAHLALLLQFVDTIKADCLQNSGVASNDEDASVIAVPSVVTQLQLRVQEIEKNMLSLSYKSSLLTLRSQVAVESNGDLETDQFEGASGSNNSSDCQAPLYSGQVLAGCQNKIDALERKIQTFENIVTVLNREVEKTHTTMVAFERQNKIDQDAIKALEHKVSEQQHLLALKDMVINEFRMQLLTLEQITYDGIFIWKITDIGRKRQEAISGRTTSLYSPGFYTSRYGYKVRMRIYLNGDGAGRGTHISLFFVIMKGDYDALLHWPFKQKVTFMLLDQNGREHLIDAFRPDVNSSSFQRPASEMNIASGCPLFFPLAKLDSPKQTYLKNDVLYIKCIVDTTN, encoded by the exons gATCATGTAACTCAGTGTGAATTTTCACTGATTCCTTGCAGTACAGGTTGTGGATTGATGGTTTTAAGGAAGAAACTGGCAGATCACTTGGAAAAAGAGTGTAAAAACAATATGGTGGATTGTCAGCAATGTGATACGAAAATGTTTATGAAGGACTTACAG AAGCATGTGTGTGAAAAAGCTCCGTCCAAAGAGAAAAAAGCTTTTAAATTTGACTTGGCCAATAAAGAAAAG TCTCGTTCTCCTGGAGGAAATCGGACCCGTGATAGCTGTCGTTTTGCAGAACTGGGCTGCAATTTCAAG GGTGGCAAAGAGCGTCTCAAGGATCACGAAAACAATTCAGCTGTCGCACATCTTGCATTGTTACTTCAGTTTGTCGATACCATAAAAGCCGACTGCCTGCAAAATTCCGGCGTTGCCAGCAATGATGAAGACGCATCAGTAATTGCTGTCCCCTCAGTGGTTACTCAGCTGCAGCTCAGAGTCCAAGAAATTGAGAAGAATATGTTGTCTTTGTCATACAAAAGTTCGTTACTCACTTTACGCAGCCAGGTTGCTGTGGAATCAAATGGAGACTTAGAAACTGATCAATTTGAAGGAGCTTCTGGTTCTAATAACAGTTCGGATTGTCAGGCACCATTGTACTCTGGTCAAGTATTAGCCGGGTGCCAAAATAAAATTGATGCTCTTGAACGAAAAATCCAGACATTTGAAAATATTGTGACCGTTTTAAACAGAGAAGTCGAAAAGACTCATACTACTATGGTTGCATTTGAGAGACAAAACAAGATTGATCAAGATGCCATTAAAGCCTTGGAACACAAG GTTTCTGAACAGCAGCACCTTTTGGCTTTGAAGGACATGGTTATCAATGAATTCCGTATGCAGCTGCTTACTTTGGAGCAGATTACTTACGATGGAATATTTATCTGGAAAATTACTGATATTGGGAGAAAAAGGCAGGAGGCCATTTCAGGGCGAACGACAAGTCTTTACTCCCCAG GATTCTACACCAGCCGATACGGCTATAAAGTGCGAATGAGAATATATTTAAATGGAGATGGAGCTGGTCGAGGGACTCACATCTCCTTGTTCTTTGTTATCATGAAGGGAGATTATGATGCCTTGCTTCATTGGCCATTTAAGCAAAAG GTCACGTTCATGCTTTTGGACCAGAATGGCCGGGAACATTTAATTGATGCATTTCGTCCAGATGTTAATTCATCTTCATTTCAACGACCTGCGAGTGAGATGAACATTGCCAGTGGCTGCCCTTTGTTTTTTCCATTGGCCAAACTCGACTCTCCGAAACAGACCTATCTGAAAAATGATGTCTTGTACATTAAATGCATTGTAGATACTACAAATTAA